A region of the Pygocentrus nattereri isolate fPygNat1 chromosome 27, fPygNat1.pri, whole genome shotgun sequence genome:
cgcaGGCATTTTGTTTCAATCTCTGTTCACCTCCGATGAGTTTAGGCTCCGTAGCCGAGACCAATATTTACCCAGAATCCTGAGTCTCCAGAAAGAGCGCTTGTTTCAATATTTATGAATGTTGGTGCAACACGGAATCCTAACAGTTTTTccaaaccacatacacacatatgccATCTTTAGTACCTTTTAGACCACTGAGACTGTGCATGAACAGTGTAATCAAAAACCCATTTTCATATGTAGATGATCCTCCcttgtgtatgtgtacatgaACGTGATAATGTGAGTAagtttgtgtgtctctgtgtgcttGTGTAATAGGGCCCAGTGTGTATTGTGCCGTTTGTGTTGTTCATGTTTCTGGACGTGGCTCTGAGCCTCCTCTCACTGTTTGCTGCTCCATGGGGTCTGCCTGGAACCCCCACATACCGGGATGCCCTTCGACTGGCTgtgagaaacacaaacatgcacaataCATTTACCCTCTTGAATATATACAACTAAACTGTGGACTTTAACTGAAGCTATAGTCTTCATCACTTTTTTCAATTAGAACTATCTTGTATTTCACacattatgtaatgtaaatgtaaaaacaaataattactATTTGGCGTGTGTGTActcaaaaaactaaaatatggtgatattaaagggcccatatatatttctataccattttccaacctttctttattCCTTAGTTTTAAAcaagatgtttttgttactttgccTTTATAACTCTCATATGTAAACGCtctctgtcatgattggctgCCTTGGATTGTGCGTCAGTCAAAAACCAATCCAGGCTGAGACAGTCCTTATAACTTTGGGAGTCAGTTGGTGGAACCAAATTAaagtaggctgaataggcagatttATGTAAATTCGTTTTTTTTACCGTAACAAAAACTGAATacaaaacaggctggtttttgTAACTGTGTTTCCTTGTACGGACTGTGTGGTACATTTTGGAGCTTTACCTTTTTTACATATAAACCGGAAAGTTTAGTTTTCCatgatttgggccctttaaggtTACAAAGTCAGTATTTGCTCATTCTGCTCTGCAGAAATGTGTGGCATCATTAAATTAAGTTCAAActatcttttaatatttttatagcaAACTGTAAGTAGTGCACATGCCACTCTTTCTAACTATCGACAGTCAGCATTACATTaaagcataaacagcataaaccCTAATCCAGTATGTGTTTGTCTTTACAGTTGAACCTTAAAGGAGGTGCCAAGCTGGAGGTGCAGGAGTTAAGCCAAGTCACCATGATGTTTGGAGTTCTCTTTGTGTTGTACATACTGCTgaaggtctgtgtgtgtttgtgtgtgtatgtttatatggtgtgtatgtgtctaGGTTTGTATGTAGGTTGTGTGTACAcatgcttttttcccctctttgcCTGTTTATGTACCTGTAATCATTTCAGGGTTAATAGATGGTTTACCATAAATAATACCACATCCCCCACAGAGCCTTCCTTTCATTTACATGCAAAAATGTTCTCGGAATCTCTGAGAAGCTGTTTGGTAGTTACCAAAAATGGGCCAGAAgaatcgctctctctctgtctttctctctctctctctgtctctttctctgtatctccctctctgtatctctgtgtctgtctgtcctgtcgGTGGGTGTCTTTTGGGCTGTGTGAAAACAAGAATGTGGTGAAAGAAGGAAGCATGGTTGAGAATGAATATAGAGTTATTCATTAAAATAGaactctctgcttctctctataaatgtttatgctACCTGTGAGTTAAaggtgtgttttatttttgcatggTGGCTGTTGTACAGGGCTGTGTGttgatttgtgtgtttttgtatgcatAGGTGTACATGCTTCAGGTGTCAATGCGTTCTTTCTATGCACTGAGAGAAAACTGGACGCCATCGCAGCCCCCTGTTGAGAACAGCGTCAGggtgcgtttttttttttttaatatatattcaaCTTTGAGTCCCAGCCTCACACTAACTACCTGATAATAAACTGACtgaagtaataataaatacactTGATATCTTGTATATACATCCTTATAAGCTGCAGTTATTTCTGCCTCTCATATCATCATAAGTAAATATAGATCAGTTGTTTTTATAAGTAAACAATTATACAGTTTTAGTTTTATGCTATGTGTCTTGTACTACCTGATGCTGTGTTTTTGATTGGCAGGTTAAACTGCCCTCCTATGATGAGGCTCTGAAGATGAAAGCTGATTCCCTGCCCCCTGCCTATCAAGAGCCTTAAAGCACAAAAGGAGCACACACTGGCGGCTACCTTGCGTGTCCACACTTATTTGCTTAGCACTATACACAGCACACGGTTCTAATCATATTCATATATCTATACACAGGTGTaaggggggggaggggggggtcaCATAAAACCTATTGTGCATGTGCTCAATATTtttatatgatttaaaccactgttgttgctgtttacaACATTGTTCTGTCAGATAAATGCACATGACGAGCATTTAGCAATACAtaaaattaaatagaaaattaTGTACAATGTAATGTCACACATAAGTAGTGTGATTTAAGGATTTGAATTCCATATTAAGTTCACTTTaagctaaattaaaaaatagatattttcaacttttattgaaatttttttccccacatgaAATTATGTAGAAGCAGTGTCGTTTCTCAAAAGCTATTTATGTAAGCTTTAAAACATATCTTAACCTGTTGAATGTAAAGCCTTTGCTATCATGATACTACATACCAAATGTAAGGGAAATTTCCATGCAGCAGTGGATGGAATGAGTGGGgttaaagaaaacagaaatcagGCTTTGAAAAATTGAAACTATGAGTTATGTAATATGTAAGCAAACACATTTGCATAGGCAAACAGAACCTCCGGGAAATTCTTCAAATTTAGTTTGATGGCTTGGGCATTTTTAGGTGTTTATTTTGTGCATACTGGCagataaagcaaaaataaatgtgtgaaaaatTATCTGACTCAATTATGTgacttttctgtgtgtgtgtgtgtgtgtgtgtgtgtgtgtgttgtaactGGCAGAAGAAGAACCTGATCCAAAACAGCCTGAAATGCTCATGTTCCTGTGattgttttgtgtgtgcacGTGCATGTGCACATGTATTTGTTTGCATTTAGCCCTTTGTGAGGACCAGATGCCGTCATTATGAtaggaaaatggtcatttagtACATGAGGGCAATTGGACAGtcctcaaaatatttttttttgaaaactgaaaaatgcaaaagTCAAACGATTGTCTTCTGGCTTAGTGTAGGCCTGGTATTAGCCATAGTATTTCAAgtagtgtgttggtgtgtgttgtgtgtttgtattttacCTTTGTGAGAACTAAATGTTGTCATTATAAAGCAGGAAGGACAGTTTTGTATGTGAGGCCATTGGGCTGTTCCTGGCCAGACTgcaggctgtttttcttttttttaacattgtagGCCTATATACATTTAAGCTTTGATTCAGTTTTTGGCCATTGGACTGAGTGGGCACAGGCTACCTGTGTATCAGCAGCAAGCACTTCTAAAAGAGCCCATTGACTCACTACAGACAAACCTTTGTCTATACAAATCATATACGTCAAGTCAAAGTATTATTACATATGCATAGTGAATCCTTAACGAGATCTCCACTATTTCCTAGAAGTTCTCCAGGCTCCTTTACGCTGACGTGCATGTGTGCACACAgccatatacatatacacacttgCAGTGAGACGCAGAGGGCACTATGTAGCATATGCAGTGTGCACATACCCACTTACAAGCTGGAACAGGGCTAGCTGTGTTACCAGGGCACTCATGCTTCCCGCACACTTCCTGCACATAAATtcctgcgtgtgtgtgagattaaTTTGAGAGGAAAACCGGCTAGAAAAGAGAGATTCATCTAAATGTTTATTTGAGTCCAGCCCCAATTGGAAGGCCCCTCCCCAGGCCCCAAACGAACCACGTCCACCTggtacacatgcacacatatactTATACACACTGCACAGATCAAGGTGTGTTTGTCTTTCCTATCCAAAATTTTTTTTGGAGCAGGTATTTCCCCCTCCTCCCTgacaaactaacacacacacaccttatgGAGACAGGTCCGAGAGAGGACGTCTCTGaacctactgtgtgtgtgtgtgtgtgtgtgtgtgtgtgtgtgtgtgtgtgtgtgtgagtgagtgtattgATAACCTGAgggtctgtctctctgtgtgaatCAGTTTGTGTCTGGTAGCCGAGCCTGTCGTTAGGACTCCCGCTGCATTCAGGATGGCGTCGCTGGCGTTTGTGATGCTGCTCTGCATTGTGGGAACACAAGCCACTGTAGacttcagaaatgctgctgctATGGGTAAGAAAAGAAATATCACCTTTCATAATATACATTTGTGTGACTGATCTATAGAATGTGTCACTAGTCTTAGCTACAAAAgaccagtgtggctgcagatttctttccaACCAAGCAGGAGCACACCTTAGATAACTTATCAATACttagaccaactgattaaaccaGTGGAAACAGATGTGCCTCTGCTagattggaatgaaaacctgcagccacaacAGCCCTTAGTGGATAGGACTGGTGACCTCTGATCAAACTAATAGGCTTTGGTTCAGCACTCAGGGGATGAACACTGAGTCTGGACCTACCTCTGATTCACTCAGCATCAtcaccaaaactaatttactcaTTAATCACTCTCCAAAGGGATATTTTAATTATGTGTATCATACTGAATGCATGCTGGggtattttttccctttttcggcacttattttataatttaaagCTGAGTGAGTGCAATGGATTGAATGCAAATGATAAACTGACTCATAGTATCTTTCTGCTTCACCACTGTGAATTTTGATTGTGATTTTTGGCCTTGTCACAGTGCCTCGTCTGTGGTTATTCTAGAGATTATCTTTATTTCACCTATCAGCACATTCTAAAGATTTAATACTGTTTAATGCTGTTAAatgttagtgtatatatatatcgatgttgtcggatcaaaaccttatatctccaaaatggtaactttaatgtatgtcaatggaaccagaattttttcttttggtccatcatgaaatttgtaaacaatgtaaatgaatggGTAATaggttttttcaaattatgtcaaagactgaaaaaggacaaaaatggagataggaggttttgttccaacaacagtgatatatatctatatctgcatctatctatctatctatctatctatctatctatctatctatctatctatctatctatctatctatctatctcatgacaaatggaccaaatgcTCTAAAATTTGTTATAAAAATCAAATTTTATCAATTAGGAGGTACACGTTTTTATGTGAATCTAATCATATATGAAAGCAAGCAGAAGCTAAATTGACTCTGACACAGCCAGAGGAGCAGCTGCAGTGTTCTTTCAGTGGTAGTGAAAAAGGCTTGTCAGGGAAAATAACTTTAAGAAATTTGTTCACTTCATTGCTACAATTACATACAAAGACGTccttcactctgtgtgtgtgtgtgtaggtatgtatatgcatctgtgtgtgtgtgtctacgtGCAAATATCTGTGAGTGAATGTCTAATCAATGGGTGTTATTATGAGCCGTGCCAGCACTGTACGTTTATTGAGCTGCCTGCAGACTTCACACTCAGTCTCACCCCACCAAACCCACCACCCTCCACCCAGTATCAGCCCTATCGTGTTACGCCGAACCCACACAGCTAGTCACAGTTATCTTAAGTGAATAAACCAACAGTCAATACTGAAAAGGAATACCGTGAGTGAATTAGAGCAATGTTATTTTCTTGTACTTTGCTTAATCAACTCCCTGTTTAATTTGAAACAAAACCTTCCAATTTACAAGATGTAAATTTAGGTCTCTTGAGCTTTGAGTCTTGGAAAATTCAGAATATGCCATAGATACATTTATCTTTCATTTGGTTAAGAAAGCCAGCTGGCCACTGTCTAGAGTGAATCCAaaccaaacacagaaaacttttCTTGCCTCTCAAGGGTAACTTATGGACATGTCATtatcaaatattttttcttCCCCCATATGCATCCATGCCTACTACTTTGTTAATAGTACTTGGTCTATTACCTCCAATCTCATTTGGGTATCCAGTATAGTTCCAAATTATTCCAAAttaattgaactgaattaaataaaatggaattGTGAAGAAATTTGGAATGTCATGATGGATTGAGTAGTTAAATAAAAGCTGTGATCAGTCATTGCAAGGTCTCCTACtaattattttatagtttttcattttcttttcatgcCATCTTAATTTGTTCACCCCTCTAATTCAGCATATGACCACAACcacataacttacatattagtttaaTTGTAGTTCTAGTatgataaatattaaaatgagtAATAAGCCTAGTGTTCAAGGTAATAAGTTATACATTATGTAAGACTAAGCCAATTTCTTCTGattctttccttctcctcccTGTGTTTCACTCCCTCTGCCTTTAGTTGCAGGGCTGTGCAACACCAAGCCCATTGACCTGGTGTTCATCATCGACAGCTCTCGGAGTGTGCGGCCCTCTGAGTTCGAACAGGTCAAGGTCTTCCTCTCCAAAGTCATAGAGGGTCTGGATGTGGGGCCTGATGCCACACGTGTGGGTGTGGTGAACTATGCCAGCCGGGTGAAGAACGAGGTGTCCCTGAAGTCCCACAAGACAAAGGCTGGCCTGATCAAGGCCGTGGCAAAGATTGAGCCGCTGTCTTCTGGCACCATGACCGGCCTGGCCATTCAGTTTGCTTTGAACGTGGCCTTCAGCGAGGGAGAGGGGGCACGCACCAAATCCCCAGATATCAGCAAGGTCAGATATACCATCTAGAGGATAAGGAAGGAATTACAGTGTATTAACACTATTATTTTTGGTCTCAAAGGTACTTATTAGTGCAGATCTATACCTATACCCCATCAGTATAATTCATCATAATCAGCTCTAAAGCTCTCCTATAGCATATATATTACAACACTTATTTGGTACCCATCACACAGCTTTTAATCAGGCtatataaataatactacaTTTCTGTATCACCTGATGTTCATGTATGATTTGCTACATTAATCTACTTACTAGTTAATCTACTCAGTTCTGTTTTGCACTAAACATTTCACTATCTGTATTATAGTGTGCATTTATTGGATTGTATTTGTTGATGGGCTTTGAGTCTAGTTTTTTACTTTTGTGTAGCGTAGTGTGCTCTATTTAGTCCATGTCTTGTGTTGTGTGGTCCGGTAAATCCTGGTCCTGAATGATTTGTCACACCAAGGCGCTGTAAGACCATCTGCTTGCATCTCCACCATATGTTTGCAAATGGATGGGTTGACACAAAGTTCTTCTTGACTCTTGACACAGGTGGCTATCATTGTTACGGATGGCCGGCCGCAAGATAACGTTCGTGACATTGCGGCAAGAGCACGGGAGTCAGGCATTGAGATTTTTGCTATTGGTGTGGGCCGGGTGGACATGAACACGCTGAAGCAGATGGCCAGCGAGCCTCTGGAGGAGCACACGGACTACGTGGAGAGCTACAGTCTAATCGAGAAGCTCACCAAAAAGTTCCAGGAGGCATTCTGTGGTGAGTAGAAGTAGGAGGAGAAAGGGTAATGAAAGGAGGGGTAAAGGAACGGACACCTCAGGAAGGACTGCCATCATCAAATTCTTTGTCATCAGTGTTGAAAGTTAATGTGTAGCCTACAGAGTCTGTAGTGGGCATGGGTGTTTCTGGGGGCATGCAGTCTTTTAGTGTTCTTTTCTGCCCCAGCCCCAGGAGGCAGAACTGTGCATCTCCTGTGGGGCGGGGGAGTAAAGCAGTGATGTGAATGCAGATACTGTAGGACAGTGGTTCTCAATGTTTGAAATGGGACTAAATCAAAACTACTGAAAGCTACGAATCATTACTGTTGCAAGATGttaaggaaaaaacattcttagcaTCATGCATGCTAGTATGTCTGAAAGGCTTGCTTTTCTAAATTCTCATTTGATCAGtgatcatgaaatattcacaaaGTTGAGAACTGCTGCTGTAGTAAACTTGTATTGGAGCAACAGGCACCTGAACCCACATTATAACTCAACAAAATAATCTGCAAACTCTCAAGTGCCTGGTCCTCTGATATGTTCCAGTCTGTTTTAAAGATTTGCTGTTTTCGTGAGGGCAcagtaaatcattaaaatgtgacACACATATTTACTCTTCCATTCTCTCTTCACATAGTTTTATTCTTTCCCTTCTAACTCACCCCATCTACcatcctctgtgtgtgtgtgcgtgacaCCCACGGTGGCACAGTGTCCGATCTGTGCGCGACAGGTGATCATGACTGTGAGCAAATTTGCATCAGCGTGCCTGGATCTTTCAAGTGTGCCTGCAGGGAGGGCCACACACTCAAGGCAGATGGCCGTACCTGCAGTGGTGAGTATGTGGGTGCTTTGGGTAAATGTCTGTATTAAATACTTGAATAAGTGTGTGTCTTTCAAGCATGGTCACAAACCTGCACATCATTCCCACTTGCACTCTTCAGTTTACTTAAATTCAtagtaaaacaaagaaataaaaacaaaaaacatctgaGAATGGATCAAAGCATATTTTAAGTGTCTGCAGTGAGGAACTAAAaattggaaatgaaaatgatctAACAGACACATGTAATATCTGCACTGCCAGTGCTTTGAATGTGCTTAAGAATGTGGTTAAGCTAGTTGTCTTTCATCAAAACACAGTCAAAAAATTAGCTACATGCAAAATCTGAGTGCACATCTATTATACACTTAGTAGTAACAGTGCATTGaaagcagagaaaaaggaataggttacattgtgtgtataaaacataTGAATAGTAATGTATCCAAGACTTCATAAAATGGTCATTACATAATACTGTTAAAGgctccatatcatggaaaaacaaatataGAGTTTTGATTTTGATTGTGTAGTAAAACATTGCTAAAGTTTTTAATGTACCCTACACTCCTCAGTTCATACATGGAAATACATGCGTAATATATCTACCTATTGAGCCTAAAATAGTTTGGCACCACCcgtttacactgaagttataagacaTGTTTCAACTCAGATTACCTTTTAAATGGTGCTCCTTTTTGAATGGGGTtgtgtttacatacatctgtcttaaaggcacagaaacagcaaaaacagcatTAAGAAGAGGTTAGAAGATCTAGATCAATTCATAATATGTCAGAGAgcatatattacatattgtcTATATACACAAcctaaaaattattttactgtaattagcTGCCTAGCATATAAtaagtatctccaaaaaggcaactttacagtagaagagaaaaacattcaTGACTTTTACCATAAATCAACATAAAGATATTTTGTCCAAGCAAattattttggcccatttatcATTAatttttcacacagtgtaaaggacagttGTGCTgaaatgatgaagaaaaaaaatctttgaaaaatcaatttcttgtttttctagTTGATCTAGATCTTACCTAAATTGGACTGGTTTTGCTAGACTAAGCTAGACTAATAGTGGAAGTGTGCACTGTGCAGCTGTATTATCTGCAAAGGGGATATCAGATCAAGAAAATATTGAATGGAGCATAATTATTAGATGACAGCTAAATATAGCCAATCACAAAATTGCTCTTCTCCCTGTCTCAGCCTGCAGTGATGCCACCACAGATGTAGTCTTCCTGATAGATGGCTCGAAGAGTGTGAGGCCTGAGAACTTTGAGTTGGTGAAGAAGTTTATCAATCAGATCATAGACAAGCTGGATGTGTCAGAGAGGGGAACACATGTGGGCCTGGTGCAGTACTCCAGTGCCGTAAAGCAGGAGTTCCCTCTCGGACGCTACACCACCAAGAAAGACCTGAAGGAAGCAGTGAAGAAAATGGACTACATGGAGCGTGGAACAATGACTGGCCAGGCACTCCGGTTCCTGCTGGACAACAGCTTCACACCTGGTCAGGGAGCCAGGCCAGGGGTGGCTAAGGTGGGCATAGTCTTCACCGATGGTCGATCACAGGACTACATTGGAGATGCAGCAAGAAAGGCCAAGGAAAATGGTAAATGAGCTGCACACTCAGATTAATATGGGACACAAGAGTTTAGAGAGAGTTTGCAAGAAAGTCTTACATGTTGTGGTTTGCATTTTAGGCTTCAATATGTATGCTGTGGGAGTAGGAAACGCTGTTGAGGATGAGTTGAAGGAGATCGCATCTGAACCAGCTGCTGATCATTACTTCTACACTGCCGACTTCAAAACCATGAACCAGATCGCCAAGAAGCTGCAAATCAATACTTGTCCAGGTATAACTGCTACCACAGAATCCAGACAACACAAATACCTTGACATAATAACATGCACTCATTACTCTTGTGCTTGCAGTGGAGGACCCCTGTCAATGTGATTCTATTACTAAGTTCCAGAAGAAAGTGGAGGAGGCACTACAGGCATTAACAAAGAAATATATCCTTTTCTCACATGTATGTTATATAGTTTTAGGCTTTAAGCATGTAAGTATGTGAATGTGGATTAATCCAGGGTCTGCCATTCCTGGAGAGCCAGGGTCCAGTATgatttggtgatttccctgtaCAGACTGATGAAATCAGAGTTGGGACATTACAGAATTTGATTACATATACATAATGCAGAAGTATTTGTATTCAGTCCATGTTACTTTTGAATAGGCTGTGAAATGGAGTTACTTTTTACACTTTTAGAACAGTTCATGCTCATCTTACATTTACTGGCATTCTACTGATTTTTAAATGTACCTTAATTTTCCCAAAGCCTACACCTTGAACCCAAACCTTAATCAcaatccaaaacctaaacctaacacaTACCTTGATCATAATTCTAAATCTGGTACTAAACCCTATTCACCATAAACTGACTTTCAACAAACTGTTTGGTAATAAACTGAAGATCTGTAGATTATCTATTGGGGGTCATCCAAAGAAAGTGATCTATTGGGGGTCATTAAAAGAAACATCCTAAATGCTTACTTTAAATTCAGTGTGcacataaataatattttgtttatattagcaTATAAATTAAATGGAGACCTATaaggaacagtgtgaatttgATTAATCTGACAACAGCAGAGTTTCTCCCATGTATCTTATTCCAGTGTATGCTATTCTAAGTGGTTACTGTTTTGTGTATTGTAATGAAACACGGTAATGAATACATATAGGGTACTGTGTTCAGTATTGagccatcactactttttcaCTACTAATTCTGCCTGACAAGGTGTGTCAGGGAAATCACTAAACCTAACTGGACTGCAGCCCAAAAAGATGCGAGTTAAAGACCCCAGGAGTGAATAACACAACCAAATAATAGATTTGAACATATTAGATAttagaaatgttttgaaatggaCTGTACAGTAATGAAAAGTTTTACAGCACTTCCTTGACAACTGTATCACTGGAAGGCGTAACAAAGAGGATCGCTGCTCTGGAGAACAAGATTGTTTAAGGGAGCGTCACCTTTTCTCACCACAACCCCACCCCTCGCACCTTTTGTAAAATACCCCTCAGTCACTTCCTGTGTCTTCTgacctttttgctttttttccccttttgctTTCATCACTAAATTCCACAGGGATGAAGCACTGATCTGATCATAACTCTTACATACCTGATTTCACCATTACAGGAAAGGGAAGAGATATATGTGAGCATTAAATAGCCTTTCCTTTGAAACCCTATGTGCATTAAATGAAACATAAGAACAATTAGGAATCCTTGCAGGAAGCGTATTGTAAGTCTTTAAAAAT
Encoded here:
- the LOC108426478 gene encoding mtp family protein; its protein translation is MSGKQSLCCHVHTATRVSAIFYLVYNLLVAMDLTVGIIRKTDPLTVSYTDMKFANGYRAFDISTNFMMLVLMSFSSVLVLLSHRKGPVCIVPFVLFMFLDVALSLLSLFAAPWGLPGTPTYRDALRLALNLKGGAKLEVQELSQVTMMFGVLFVLYILLKVYMLQVSMRSFYALRENWTPSQPPVENSVRVKLPSYDEALKMKADSLPPAYQEP
- the matn1 gene encoding cartilage matrix protein; the protein is MASLAFVMLLCIVGTQATVDFRNAAAMVAGLCNTKPIDLVFIIDSSRSVRPSEFEQVKVFLSKVIEGLDVGPDATRVGVVNYASRVKNEVSLKSHKTKAGLIKAVAKIEPLSSGTMTGLAIQFALNVAFSEGEGARTKSPDISKVAIIVTDGRPQDNVRDIAARARESGIEIFAIGVGRVDMNTLKQMASEPLEEHTDYVESYSLIEKLTKKFQEAFCVSDLCATGDHDCEQICISVPGSFKCACREGHTLKADGRTCSACSDATTDVVFLIDGSKSVRPENFELVKKFINQIIDKLDVSERGTHVGLVQYSSAVKQEFPLGRYTTKKDLKEAVKKMDYMERGTMTGQALRFLLDNSFTPGQGARPGVAKVGIVFTDGRSQDYIGDAARKAKENGFNMYAVGVGNAVEDELKEIASEPAADHYFYTADFKTMNQIAKKLQINTCPVEDPCQCDSITKFQKKVEEALQALTKKLEGVTKRIAALENKIV